Part of the Candoia aspera isolate rCanAsp1 chromosome 1, rCanAsp1.hap2, whole genome shotgun sequence genome, TGTACGTGGCCTTTGCAGCCTAATTATTCAATTAAGCTGAGATTTATTTGTACTAACCAACAATGTGGGTGTCTTAAAAAACCCTCTGCCATAAATTTATGGAATGTAAACAGATATGCTTCATTACCATTAGATAAACTAATTGTGTAATATGTTGTACAAAAACCGAAAGTTTATCTATCAGCTGATCTGCATAggagaaaaatcaataaaaaacacCTGGTTTAAATTTTTGCTATTTTTGCattcaaaatttaatttaaacattgttttttttagaaTATATCTAAACTACTAAAAGTAGCATATAGTTCCCTGAAATTAAAGCTATTTATGTGCTAATTTAGCACATCTGTAGCAATGGCTAAACAAATGGACTCTTCTTTGATTggcatctggaaaaaaataattacaatttcaAATTTGACTAGTATATGTTACTGATGTGCTGAGTTGCTCACTTAATGCTTCATTTCCCATGGTGAAGGCACAGCTTACACACATTCACAACTAGGCACAACTGCCCAGCTCTGTGCTGCTTCAAAGGGATGTTTCAGTCCAGACTTCACTTAAGCAAAACCCTTCTTTAAAACTCCACAACACTTTTTGTCTATATCCATTCCAGCCAGATCTATTTTGCATGATGTTCAattgtatgaaaaaaaatgcagtaaaactGGGAGATTTTCTGTGAATTGAAAAAAAGGCATTCTGGAAATTTTTCTATCCTGTAGCCTTGGTGTTTGCAAAAACTATCTGGATCTTACACTCAGTTGACTGAACCTTGCCATCATGGTACAAAGTTTAAAATATGACCTGCTTGCATAAACTCACAGCAACTGTGCAGTTCCTCTGCCATTCACAATATTGTTTTCAAGCATGCTTATCGTTTTCAAACATGCTTATACACAGCATGTTATCTGTAGCCACCACCTAGGAAAGACATGTTAACGTAACTGATACCGATTGTGTTACTGCCCTTCTCCCATGAATCTTTGTGTAGTAAACAGCAACCATGCTTGTTGTGACTTCTATCCTGATAGTGTGTGTTACGGAAGAATCTCCTTTCCAAGCTAGGGCTGTAATTCTACATACACTGACTTGGATATAAGGCCTATTTTTTTGAAAGACTTGGCTCATGTTTTCTCAAAGATAAGATCGCACTGAAATATcctcaaccacccagagtctgccTACCACAGAAAGTGATCGTATGCTCTTTGAGAAACTTTGCTTGGAAACCACACTCCAGGAAACCTGAAGCAGTAATTTGATCTGTTGTACCAGGACTGGCCCGCTGTCCTTGTGAAGCACTGTTCCTTATATGACCACACCAGGGTAGTAAAAGCTGTCAATTCTAAAGTGAGCTTTCAAAAACATTAAAGCTATGTTAATCCAGGCTTCATTTGAGCTAATCTCTTTTGCATTTCTTGTTTTattgaaatatgtatttattaactattttaatcttaataaaataattcaagattGGTATCTAATTTCTTTAGCAAACCATGATAGAGGAGAGGCTATTTATTGGCATTGCTTGCATTCCTTTTGAAGAGCAAAATTAAAAGAGCAAATTTAAGGCTGAAATCCTGTGTTAGTTTGCTAGGGAATAAGGCCACCAGTCATGGTAGGATTTACTTTTCAATGAATAGGCACAGGGTTACGCTATAAAAGACCATGAGAGGAGACATTGTGCGGTATTTCATAATCAGTAACAATTGAATCAAGGGGAATGTTTTTTCTTcttaaggaaaaaggaaaatcccagaagaaaatgCAAGAGGAAAGAATAGAAGGTATCAAAGAAATGAGCACGTGCATAACAATATCATCTCTTACATCCTGTTCACCAAAGAGAAATATCTTACCTGAAGGAGGCCTATATCGAAAAACTCTTGGTACAAATTCAGATGGCTCAACAAGAAAGGAGGGACTGTCACAGAATATTGTGAAAGATGGCACTGCATATTCAGGTAACTCTGTTAAACAGAATAAGCAGCAAACAAGTGCCATGATAAGGACATCTCATATGCCAAACCCAGGAGCCATCAGTTCCAACGTTCCAGGAAATAATAGTGCCGTCAAAAACAGTTTTAGTGCTGCCGCTACAGATTTGCAAGCTTCAGTTCATGACCTCCAGTTGTGTCTCGAGCATGGCTCAGATTCTAAAGCCACAGTTTTGCAGGCCACACATCTTGAACATGGAGATTCGTCTCTGGAATTTAGTATGGTCCCCATGCCCGTGAACGAACTTACATCTGATCAGTTTGATCCTCGTATTGCAAGTTGCTCAGTAGAAGTACAAACTGATGAAAGCTCGGTGTTGCTTCAGACCATGTCACGAGCTTTGGAACAGCTCGGTGGAAATAAAGACTCTGTCATCACCATTATCGTTCCTTCGGAGGACTCACAAACTCCCTTGCTATTAGAGGGCTCCTTTGTATCAGCAGAAGAGGTATTAACCCATCTGGAAACAGAAAACTCTCTTGTaatcagcagctgcagcagcctcGAAGTGCTACAGACTGAGCATTCATACTGTAGGCAAGACACAGACAGGGAACAACTCTGGCAAAAAATTACAAAGCTTCACTCAAAAATAGCCCTTTTAGAAGTCCAGGAGAGAAAAACCCTAAGCAGGCTTAAAGCTCTAGAAGCACTTATTGCAAAACTGAAGCAAGAAAATCTCCTTTCAGAGGAGAAGCTTAGGATTGTAGAAAACTGTTTTAcaacatttgaagttacaatgatACAATAAAAGCTTTAAAATGACGGATTGCATCTTGCTCTGCAAATGATTCTCTGGGGTGTTTTTTGTTTCTGAGAGGgtattttgtttgttggtttataaGTAGAAGTGGAATAGAAACCAGGTCTAccactttcttcctcctcccgtCCCCTCCCCTGCTCTCAGTACCTTACCAAAGTCTCTTATAGAATATTGGGAATGGGGATATCCTGTGGAACTGCATGGCCGCTGGCATTGGGGGCCATAGCAGGAAAGTGGAAATAGTGGTAGTCACCTCTGATACGTATACCCGTACATACTGCCCTATCATCAAAAAcctcagagccagtttggcctagtggttaaggttctgggctagaaaccaggagtctgtgagttctagtcccaccttaggtatgaaagccggctcagtgaccttgggccaggcactcactctcaacccaactcggtgcaatgtaggctagcctccttgtggtgcaccccaggcaatgtgacttgtcatggctaaatagtctacacatctggctgctggacctcacaaggatttcccagcaagaaaaagcagcatgaacaccaaattgCTATGccgtatgattaaaaaaaaatcaaaaacctCCATTGGGTCTCAGTCACTTTAGAGAATAGAAGGAACCTATTCTTCTACAGCTATAAAATCCATAAATCCAGAGCCATAACAAAATCCCCCTAGTACCTTACAGCTGTACAGCAGCCTGActgcttgaagaaaaaaaaaagcacaaaccaattttaaaacatttattctaAGGTAAGCCCAATTAAACTATTCTGAGGTAAGTGTGTATAGGAATGCAGCACTGAAGTCTGCAACTGTACAGGTAAATAAAATACGTTAATTAAAGCTTACTCCCATAAGGGCACATATAACTACAGTGCTTTCACTTTGAGCCATCACCTTCAAGCTTCCACCTCACTTTTCAAGCCTAATATTATTCATAAATAGTGTAATCCTAAACGTGCATAGTAAATCCCAGGGTTTATTCCTAATGTGCTGTTTTAAAACTGTAGCCCACATCTCCTTAGAATTAATGGAACAATGGAagataggacaggacaggacaggacagagcTAGGCTAAACTCTTTcctggaaataatttggaaaaatgcATTTCCATCAGGGTCAGGATTGTGCTATTGGAGTAAGGAACAGTCATTAAGAATTTAATTTTCTTCCTAGCAGAAAGGGGAGAGAGACATTCCAAGCAAAAGGAGTTAAGAGCTGCtgcaggtggtggtggttgaagggagaagaaaaacatGATAGGTGTAGGGATGTATCTTTCCAAGGTAGAGACCTATTCATTCCCACTAAGAGAAAGGACAGTGACAATAGTTATTCTAGAGAAGAGACTGAAATTGGTCAGTCACACTATACAGTATTTTTGATTTACAAGGAGAGGGGATACAGTTTATTTTTTCAGATCAATTTTGTCTGTAAAAGCATTCCCAATAGTTACTTTGAAAGGAATGTTTTCTAGTTGCTTGGATCCAGTTCCTGTGAGCTGGTTGTTGCTTTCTTCCCAAGTACCTAATTGAGGACAACAGTGAACCACCATTTTTCACTGCCCACAAGCAGAAACTGGCTGTGTCTAGACTCGGCTGCTGTGCAAAGACGAGGCACCTCTGCACTTTGTCCATATGGTTAGAAAGGTCAGTGAAATAGCACTGCTGAAGGTGCTTAGTAATGCCAATCCAGAAGCACCAGGAACTATGCATAAGGCTGGGCACCACCCCCCTGAAACTCAAATGTGGGGAGAGGCTTCCCCACCCACTCGGGAAGCTGTCTCTTTGCTCATTGATCCCACCAGCCCTTCCCTGCTGCTCAGAAACTGGTAGTTTCTTAATTTAGATACCCCTGTGACTTAGATGAATGTCAGTATTTTATATGAAGCAAAGTAATAACTTGTCCTGCCAGTTGAGAGTCAGCCCTTACGCACTATGCAACTTCCTACATTTACCTATCTTTTTTTTATCTCTCAAGCACATCATACTTAAACATCAGGAGGGAAAAGGGATTTTTTTGTTTCACTTGACCCCAAGGATCGGGGGGAGAAGAACCTCAAACTGAAGCAGATGGTGGCTTCCTTGCCACAGTGCAGGAAGCTGCTGTATGAGGTCATCATTCCTTGAATCTTTTAAGTGACCTGGATAAGGGATTATATGTGCCAGGAAGCTAAACTAAGGTAGAGTGTGAGCCAGAAATGATAGAGTCCATACTCATTAAAACAACATCTTTATTTCTTCAGTGCAAAATAAGATTTTTGCAGTAAGTTACATCCAAGCATATGTATGTTCCCAGTTCCTTCATCAGTTCCTTGCAAACCAGCCCTGTCTGGGGTGTGGAGAACATGTAGAGACAAATTGTGGATTGAACCCTTGTCAGCTTTTCTCCCAGCCCAGTTCTCCTGTTCTTTTAAATcagattattttttattccatGTGGTCAATTTGTCCACTTCCTACAAAGCCAGGAAAGAGAAATGCATTGTGCAAGCTTTTCTTACCAGAGCTTGATTTATGAAGCTGAAATGCTTTTATTATACACAGAATTTCATGGGCAGCTTCAGTAAGGAATTAAAACTGAGATTCACCTTTGTCTCAAAATAAGTTTGGGGCTATCTGCATATAATATACCCACTTAATGTTCTGGATTATATCATATAAGATTCATTGGTATTTTCTCTGATCAGAAAATTGGGTACTAACAAATAATGAGGTTTTAAAAAGTGGCTTTGCATGCTAACAAATATTAGGCCATTCTTATACACTAATGTCAGGGATTTTACTCCAGACCACCACACCTGCCTCTGTAGCATAAGTGTATGTCATCTTACCATTAATTACTGAAGTGCATATTAAGTGAATAATGAAGTGGAATAAATCACCTTCAAGATACCATGGAATAATGTTCAGTCTGCACAACTCACAGTCAAATGTGCTGGGACCATAGCTGTCTGCTGGCATGTGTATGGCTTTGAATTTGAATCCTATCAAGTGAAATATTTAGGCTTGGATGTAAGGCCTAAATATTAGTAGGTAATGATTAGTAGCACCGCAAGGTTTCTGttcctggttggttggtttcatTTGCTGTGAAAGTTTCCATAATTAAGgggatttttttgtgtgtgaaaaATAATTGACTTTCTGAGCGCCCAATGACTGATTAATGAAAGATctgtataattaaataaaaattaaaatataaattagtttCAGCCAGTTgacaaatacaatataaattagTTTCAATCATTTGACAAAAAGTATCCACATCTGTTAATGCTCTTAttcatatgcattttaaaatacgcGTTGTGAAGGCTTTTTGTATGTAATTCTGTCTGCAATTGTACATATTAACTGAACAATGAAATCataattgctttgttttatttatttatttttaaatttctactTCACCTTTCTGTTCCAACCCTAACGATGCTATACAACAAGAAAACACTACagagtataaaataaaattaaaataatttaaatcaaaatgaaagtcaaaaactaaaataatgaaaaatgaaaaataatttggtTTTGTGCAAGACCCTCTCAAATAAGTTGGCCCAAGTCAAGCTACCCCAATATTTGCACAAATGAATAAGGAGCTGTATAGGGactacagtttttttttcccctagtcaacagttttgtttttgtgctaTGCATATTAATTAGTATTGCCCTCAGGCCAACATTTAAGAATAAGGAAAACAAGCTCATGACAATAAAGTTGCATCAGTTCTAAGCTCCCATGCTATTGGCAAGAAAACAGTGTATTTTCTTTAATGCATTAATAACATCTGCAAGATACTTCATTTGCTCACAAATTTCTTTTGTGATAACTGTCTTCACACTATAATATTTTACTTGGCCCCTTACTCTGACTTATATAGTGCAGTTATTTTATTAGTTGTTCAGATAGTCAGGAATTCAAACTGTACAATTaacaggggttttttttcttcctgggtatAGTTCTATTTCCAATTGGTAGCAGATAatgttaatttatatattttgatcCATGACtaaaatctattttaatataGAGTCGTTGGAATGGGGTATAGTTGAAAAAGTGACTGTGCCATTTGCAAagcttctatttttaaaagaaatatatgtttttgaaGGATATCAGATAACATAAGAATGCCCTTTGGTGTTATAAGTAAGCCATCTTGCCTATTATTTCTATAATGAGAGACTGTATGTCACAACATACTTCATTTGTATCCTGATGATCATTACTGCCTGCTTATGTTGCAGATATATTtaagacaatttatttatttgattgatttagtagatttatatggctacccatctcaaatacatgacatGATTgccaaaagaaggaaaattaaatGTAACGAAGGTTTATTATATAATTAACTTATTTCAAAAATCAGCTCAGAGAGATATGTCCCCTTCATTCCTCTTTACTTTCAGCTGGTTCCGTCCTCCTACATCCTAAAGTTTGAGTTCTGTTATCTGGTATTTTCTACTGTTtaacaaaggagaagaaatttaAGATGTTTGTGTGGCTGCTAAGCCTCTATTCTTTCTACTCTACTTAGTTTTAGGAATGGTGGTTCTGGAGTAGAAGCTTGTGCCACCCCCAATAATATTGACATCCTTTGAATTCCTTCCCCCCACCATGGACACTGCCCAAATGGGTCCCTGACTTTCACTGGCACTTCTTGAGCCTCTGCAGCTACACACCTCCCCTCATTGATATGAGGAGTTGAAATGCTTATTTTGCCTAATTATAATTTCCTGTTATCTGAAGAACTACAGTAGATATGAAGGTTAAATACTGTCATACCAATTGGTTTAAGTTACTAACAATTGTGCCCTTATTAGGACTACATTATGGACTGGCAAATAAATGTTACTTCTGATTATTTGAACAAATACTTTTCCTTATGTGACAAATGATTCTGGCATCTCAAAGTCTGCTTTGTTCCCTGTAATTAGCAACTGGTGTTCCCTAGATGCTTAACGTGCTGAGCTATTGAAGAAGTAGATCTTGACCTTTCATACCAGATAGCCACCAAAAATAACTCAAAATACTCTAATCAGTTATATTCTTCTAAGAACAAAGACCTTTTCTGTGAGTCATGTCTTCAGAAGTTTTTCAACAagtataaagggaaaaaaaattatgacactttatagaaataataggtATACATCTGCTGATGGAAATCCCAAAAGGGATACCTTCaacttttggacttttttttaagaGTTAGGTGGTATAGGAATggtaaaaattaacaaaaaaaaaaacaaaaaaccctggaATTTGTTtactctacaccagtgtttctcaaccttggcaattttaagatgtgtggattttgactcccagaattcccatagctggctggggaattctgggagttgaagcccagacattttaaagttgccaaggttgagaaatgttgcTCTACACAGCACTAATCCAGATCAATCCAAAGGTAATTACGTTTACTTGATTTGAGAAAGAAGAAGTGATATtgattatattttaacttttccCCGTTGTTCTGTATGTATTCTGTAGATTTATTAGACAGAGCAAAAGTGTATTGCTTTCACTTTGACTTGGATTTAAAATTAACGTTTATAATACAAGAAATACACATAATGCTGAAGAAATTAAACGCAGGACAAAAGAGCTCAAGCATCTAAACTCAGGTGGGCTGTTACTACTTGGAAGTTACCGGGTTCAGTTAGACTGCAACAGTGAGAATATCCCTGTAGAACATTGGTGTCCAACCTGCGGGCCGCATGCAGCCCTGAGCAGCTAGTAATGCAGCTCCA contains:
- the THAP5 gene encoding THAP domain-containing protein 5 isoform X2; amino-acid sequence: MKRDTWTPSKHQVLCSDHFTPDSLDVRWGIRYLKTTAVPTIFSSSENQEKGKSQKKMQEERIEGIKEMSTCITISSLTSCSPKRNILPEGGLYRKTLGTNSDGSTRKEGLSQNIVKDGTAYSGNSVKQNKQQTSAMIRTSHMPNPGAISSNVPGNNSAVKNSFSAAATDLQASVHDLQLCLEHGSDSKATVLQATHLEHGDSSLEFSMVPMPVNELTSDQFDPRIASCSVEVQTDESSVLLQTMSRALEQLGGNKDSVITIIVPSEDSQTPLLLEGSFVSAEEVLTHLETENSLVISSCSSLEVLQTEHSYCRQDTDREQLWQKITKLHSKIALLEVQERKTLSRLKALEALIAKLKQENLLSEEKLRIVENCFTTFEVTMIQ
- the THAP5 gene encoding THAP domain-containing protein 5 isoform X1, with protein sequence MKSRKRKCMSLALRAGERPGGVVSRGPSGTGAAGRRGGFAMPRYCAATCCRNRAGQNARDQRKLSFYPFPLHDKERLEKWLRNMKRDTWTPSKHQVLCSDHFTPDSLDVRWGIRYLKTTAVPTIFSSSENQEKGKSQKKMQEERIEGIKEMSTCITISSLTSCSPKRNILPEGGLYRKTLGTNSDGSTRKEGLSQNIVKDGTAYSGNSVKQNKQQTSAMIRTSHMPNPGAISSNVPGNNSAVKNSFSAAATDLQASVHDLQLCLEHGSDSKATVLQATHLEHGDSSLEFSMVPMPVNELTSDQFDPRIASCSVEVQTDESSVLLQTMSRALEQLGGNKDSVITIIVPSEDSQTPLLLEGSFVSAEEVLTHLETENSLVISSCSSLEVLQTEHSYCRQDTDREQLWQKITKLHSKIALLEVQERKTLSRLKALEALIAKLKQENLLSEEKLRIVENCFTTFEVTMIQ